A single genomic interval of Haloactinospora alba harbors:
- a CDS encoding NAD(P)/FAD-dependent oxidoreductase: MPASASETLAAEALAGARPRTFWLDPQGGGQDAPDPRAPLSGETRTDLAVVGGGFSGLWSALLAKERDPDRDVVLLEARTVGWAGSGRNGGFCASSLTHGHDNGAERWPEEIAELERLGHANLDAIQETVRRYGIDAEFHRSGELLVATEPWQAEEFGASARTMRAMGYDVRSLSAAETRAMVDSPTYVGGLYDRDGVALVHPAKLAWGLREVCLRLGVRIFEHTPVRGLRSTSGGMRLETSGGAVTARRVAWGTGAFPGPLRRLRHFLAPVYDYALMTEPLTDEQVAAIGWHEPHGTSDQGNQFHYYRMTSDNRILWGGYDVVYHYGGKVRPEFDQRGETFQRLARHFLATFPQLEGVRFTHTWGGVIDTCSRFCPFFGTAFGGKLAYAAGYTGLGVGATRFGAQVMLDLLAGEETERTRLRMVREKPVPFPPEPLRFAGIELTKRAIAAADRNGGRRNLWLRTLDRMGMGFDS; the protein is encoded by the coding sequence GTGCCCGCATCCGCGTCTGAAACCCTGGCAGCCGAGGCGCTGGCCGGGGCTCGCCCCCGCACGTTCTGGCTGGACCCCCAGGGCGGCGGGCAGGACGCCCCCGACCCCCGAGCCCCGCTGTCCGGCGAGACCAGAACCGACCTCGCCGTCGTCGGCGGCGGGTTCAGCGGCCTGTGGAGCGCCCTGCTCGCCAAGGAACGCGACCCCGACCGGGACGTCGTCCTGCTGGAGGCCCGCACCGTCGGTTGGGCCGGGTCCGGACGCAACGGCGGGTTCTGCGCCTCCAGCCTCACCCACGGCCACGACAACGGCGCCGAACGCTGGCCCGAGGAGATCGCGGAACTGGAACGCCTCGGCCACGCCAACCTGGACGCCATCCAGGAAACGGTGCGGCGCTATGGCATCGACGCCGAGTTCCACCGGTCCGGGGAACTGCTGGTGGCCACCGAACCGTGGCAGGCGGAGGAGTTCGGCGCCAGCGCCCGGACCATGCGCGCCATGGGCTACGACGTCCGGTCCCTGAGCGCGGCGGAGACCCGCGCCATGGTGGACTCGCCCACCTACGTCGGCGGACTGTACGACCGCGACGGTGTGGCGCTGGTGCACCCGGCGAAACTCGCGTGGGGACTGCGGGAGGTGTGCCTGCGGCTGGGGGTACGGATCTTCGAACACACCCCCGTGCGGGGGCTGCGTTCCACCTCCGGCGGGATGCGGCTGGAGACCTCCGGCGGGGCGGTGACGGCGCGCCGCGTCGCCTGGGGGACCGGTGCGTTCCCGGGGCCGCTGCGCCGGCTGCGGCACTTCCTCGCCCCGGTCTACGACTACGCGCTGATGACCGAGCCGCTCACCGACGAGCAGGTGGCCGCGATCGGCTGGCACGAGCCGCACGGCACCAGCGACCAGGGCAACCAGTTCCACTACTACCGGATGACCTCCGACAACCGCATCCTGTGGGGCGGCTACGACGTCGTCTACCACTACGGGGGGAAGGTGCGCCCCGAGTTCGACCAGCGGGGGGAGACGTTCCAGCGGCTGGCCCGGCACTTCCTCGCCACCTTCCCCCAGTTGGAGGGGGTGCGGTTCACCCACACGTGGGGCGGGGTCATCGACACCTGCAGCCGGTTCTGCCCGTTCTTCGGCACCGCCTTCGGCGGGAAGCTCGCCTACGCGGCGGGCTACACCGGCCTGGGTGTGGGCGCCACCCGGTTCGGCGCCCAGGTGATGCTGGACCTGCTCGCCGGTGAGGAGACGGAGCGCACCCGGTTGCGCATGGTGCGGGAGAAACCCGTGCCGTTCCCGCCCGAACCGTTGCGGTTCGCCGGAATCGAACTGACCAAGCGCGCCATCGCCGCCGCCGACCGCAACGGCGGCCGGCGCAACCTGTGGCTGCGCACCCTGGACCGCATGGGGATGGGTTTCGACAGCTAG
- a CDS encoding peptidoglycan recognition protein family protein, with translation MPQPSRLVWRSDLGWSSYSPAADADPKQGLVIHYDSADQNLANKSHSACIDYWNATRDYHVNSNGWVDIGYSFLACAHGYVIEGRGPFKQQAAQRGANDTHYSATLALGPNDPIPDEQVRAVRELRAWLMEPDTSISGDVYGHRDFNSTSCPGDAAYRMVRDGTFTKNPGDDIPDDGGGGGGGGGGDAPDWPGTYLSQPPVEHSAACETWQDRMRERGWVDSDGRELTVDGWYGPESERVCSLFQSQKGLAVDGIVGPNTWDATWEAPVT, from the coding sequence GTGCCGCAACCGTCCCGTCTCGTCTGGCGCAGTGACCTGGGTTGGAGTTCCTACTCCCCCGCCGCCGACGCCGACCCCAAACAGGGGCTGGTGATCCACTACGACAGCGCCGACCAGAACCTCGCCAACAAGTCGCACTCGGCCTGCATCGACTACTGGAACGCCACCCGCGACTACCACGTCAACAGCAACGGCTGGGTGGACATCGGCTACTCGTTCCTGGCGTGTGCCCACGGTTACGTGATCGAGGGGCGCGGCCCGTTCAAACAGCAGGCCGCCCAGCGCGGCGCCAACGACACCCACTACTCCGCCACCCTGGCGCTGGGCCCCAACGACCCCATCCCCGACGAGCAGGTGCGGGCGGTGCGCGAGCTGCGCGCCTGGCTGATGGAACCCGACACCAGCATCTCCGGTGACGTGTACGGCCACCGTGACTTCAACTCCACCTCGTGCCCGGGAGACGCGGCCTACCGGATGGTGCGCGACGGCACCTTCACCAAGAACCCGGGCGACGACATCCCCGACGACGGGGGAGGCGGCGGAGGTGGTGGCGGGGGCGACGCGCCCGACTGGCCGGGAACCTACCTGTCCCAGCCGCCCGTGGAGCACTCCGCGGCCTGCGAGACGTGGCAGGACCGCATGCGCGAACGCGGGTGGGTGGACTCCGACGGCCGAGAGCTGACCGTCGACGGGTGGTACGGCCCCGAGTCCGAGCGGGTGTGCTCTCTGTTCCAATCGCAGAAAGGGCTTGCCGTGGACGGCATTGTCGGGCCGAACACCTGGGACGCCACCTGGGAGGCCCCCGTCACCTGA
- a CDS encoding ABC transporter ATP-binding protein, which produces METAQQVPPAPAPSGSGAEPGVDTAVSVRELRQNFGTVQAVRDVSFDVARGEVFALLGTNGAGKTTTVETLEGFRRPSGGQVRVFGANPYGQPARLRGRTNAVLQNSGVFPELTVAETVDLARDLCDDPRPRGRTLEMVGLTDRASAQVRSLSGGEKRRLDLALAVLTRPEALFLDEPTTGMDPEGRRDLWDLVSGLREENVAVLLTTHYLEEAERLADRLAIMHHGAIREEGRLADVLSTWGDRIGFRMPDHLRLADLPELPGAEAEVDVRGGEPWARYTVTGEDGDGRAHRAMAALLEWADRTGTTLGRLELRTASLEDVFLSIADDTAGPASQ; this is translated from the coding sequence ATGGAAACGGCACAGCAGGTACCACCCGCCCCCGCACCCTCCGGAAGCGGCGCCGAACCGGGAGTTGACACCGCGGTCAGCGTGCGGGAGCTGCGGCAGAACTTCGGCACGGTCCAGGCGGTCCGGGACGTCTCGTTCGACGTCGCGCGGGGCGAGGTGTTCGCCCTGCTCGGCACGAACGGTGCCGGCAAGACCACCACGGTGGAGACCCTCGAGGGGTTCCGCCGCCCGTCGGGCGGGCAGGTGCGCGTGTTCGGCGCCAACCCCTACGGCCAACCGGCGCGGCTGCGCGGGCGCACCAACGCCGTCCTGCAGAACAGCGGGGTGTTCCCCGAGCTGACCGTCGCCGAGACCGTGGACCTCGCCCGCGACCTGTGCGACGACCCCCGGCCACGCGGCCGGACCCTGGAGATGGTGGGGCTGACCGACCGCGCCTCGGCGCAGGTACGCAGCCTCTCCGGCGGGGAGAAGCGCCGCCTGGACCTGGCGCTGGCCGTGCTCACCCGCCCCGAGGCGCTGTTCCTGGACGAACCCACCACCGGCATGGACCCGGAGGGCCGCCGGGACCTGTGGGACCTGGTCAGCGGGCTGAGGGAGGAGAACGTCGCCGTCCTGCTCACCACCCACTACCTGGAGGAGGCGGAGCGGCTCGCCGACCGGCTCGCCATCATGCACCACGGTGCGATCCGGGAGGAGGGGCGGCTCGCCGACGTGCTCTCCACCTGGGGCGACCGGATCGGTTTCCGGATGCCGGACCACCTGCGCCTGGCGGACCTGCCGGAGCTGCCCGGCGCGGAGGCGGAGGTGGACGTGCGCGGCGGCGAGCCCTGGGCCCGCTACACCGTCACCGGTGAGGACGGTGACGGGCGGGCGCACCGCGCCATGGCGGCGCTGCTGGAGTGGGCCGACCGCACCGGCACCACCCTGGGCCGGCTGGAGCTGCGCACCGCCTCGCTGGAGGACGTGTTCCTGAGCATCGCCGACGACACCGCGGGCCCGGCCTCCCAGTAG
- a CDS encoding ABC transporter permease, with amino-acid sequence MTTTAPAPGPVGRTLRQTLRLARTELVLFYRYRMALYIAVLPLFLAALGLAQEGEEALPGIDMAALFIAGTIPLGAMVVGVMHVMNVLTARREQTILKRFRVSGVPPVALVGAVVLSVLVVVLALSAMIGMLLGVRYQLWPSAPVLLLLTLVLITVVMVLLGAAMTPLARNAEIAQMVSIVPFLLFYAASGLAVPLEIMPDGLAAVCRALPMAPAIELVQSAYTGHDLVGGPENASPAGIGELWLASPIPLLTLVVWCGAAVLALRFFRWDPRRSG; translated from the coding sequence ATGACGACCACCGCACCCGCCCCCGGCCCGGTCGGGCGGACGCTACGACAGACCCTGCGGCTGGCCCGCACCGAGCTGGTCCTGTTCTACCGGTACCGGATGGCGCTCTACATCGCGGTGCTGCCGCTGTTCCTGGCCGCCCTCGGCCTGGCGCAGGAGGGCGAGGAGGCGCTTCCCGGGATAGACATGGCGGCGTTGTTCATCGCCGGCACCATCCCTCTCGGCGCCATGGTCGTCGGCGTCATGCACGTCATGAACGTGCTGACGGCGCGGCGGGAGCAGACGATCCTGAAACGGTTCCGGGTCAGCGGGGTTCCGCCGGTCGCCCTGGTCGGGGCGGTGGTGCTGTCCGTTCTGGTGGTCGTGCTCGCGCTGTCCGCGATGATCGGCATGCTCCTGGGGGTGCGGTACCAGCTCTGGCCGTCCGCGCCCGTGCTGCTGCTGCTGACCCTGGTGCTGATCACCGTGGTCATGGTGCTGCTGGGGGCCGCCATGACCCCGCTGGCGCGCAATGCCGAGATCGCCCAGATGGTGTCGATCGTGCCGTTCCTGCTCTTCTACGCCGCCAGCGGGTTGGCGGTGCCGTTGGAGATCATGCCGGACGGGCTGGCCGCGGTGTGCCGCGCCCTGCCGATGGCTCCGGCGATCGAGCTGGTGCAGAGCGCCTACACCGGCCACGATCTCGTCGGCGGTCCGGAGAACGCGTCCCCGGCGGGCATCGGGGAACTGTGGCTGGCCAGCCCGATACCGCTGCTGACCCTGGTGGTCTGGTGCGGTGCCGCCGTCCTGGCGCTGCGTTTCTTCCGATGGGACCCGCGCCGCTCCGGGTGA